In the Corynebacterium jeikeium genome, AGAGCAGCACACCCTTCGGCGGTCGCAGGCCGTAGCGGGTGTAGATCTCGGGGTGCAAAAAAGGCAGCTCAACCGCGTCGCGAATCTGCGTGATCTGCTGGCTTAGGCCACCAATGTCGTCGTAGGTGACGTCCGGGACTTCCTCCAGGATCAGGTTGTTCGTCTCCGCGCGTGGAACGGCCTCGAAAGCCCATCCGGACTTGCGGTCCACGATGACGGAATCCCCGGTGACCACTTCTTTGGCCAGGTCGCCGGCGGCCTTGACCACGTACTCCTCGCCCACCTTGTCGGCGATAATCAGCCGGTCACCGGAGACCTCTACAACCTGCGCGATGTCGCCGAAGTCCGGCTGGCCGGTGACTTCCACGACTTGCTGCCCCTCCCCTAGACGCACCATCGCGCCGGGCACTAGCTCGTGCTGCGGGACGTGCGGCGAGACCATCAGGCGCATCCGGCGGCCGGCGGTAAATACCTCGGCGGTGAAGTCCCGGTTGGCCTGCAGCAGCGTGCCGTAGGTGCTTGGCGGCTCGGCCAGGGCCTCCAGCCGACCGTTGATCTCCTCCAGCTTCGTGCGGCTGGCCTGAAGCAGCTCCACGAGCTTCGCATTGCGCGCGCCGAGCTGGCGGTTCGCGATCTGCAACTCACGCAGAGTCTGTGGCCCTTCCGCTGATGTGTTCTCGGTCATACTGACCAGTCTACTAACGGCGGGCGCGGCGCTGTGGTCGAGGTGCGGTGACGCCATCAGCCAGCCTGCGCGCCAGGATCAGAAATGCTGTGTGCGCGTTCATTCGGTGTTCGGGGCGGGTGGCCAGACCCTCGACCTTCCACTCACGCACCAGGGATTCCCAGGCCTTCGGTTCGGTAAAGCAGCCGGTCTCGCGGATGCCTTCCATGACCTTCATCAGCTGCGGGACGGTTGCGACGTAGGTCATGAAGACACCGCCTGGGATAAGCACGTCTTTGACGGTGTCCAGCATCTCCCAGGGCTCCAACATGTCCAGCAGCACGCGGTCGACGTCGCCGACATCTTCCTTAGTGACCGTCTTCAGGTCGCCCAAGCGCAGGTCCCAGTTCTCTGGGTGGCCACCGAAGTAGTCCTCCACGTTGTCCTTGGCGTAGGCCAGGTGGTCCTCGCGAATTTCGTAGCTAATGACTTTGCCCTTCGGCCCTACGGCCCGCAGGAGCCAGGTGCTCATGGCGCCGGAGCCCGCGCCGGCCTCCAGCACCGTGGCGCCGGGGAAAATGTCTCCCTCCACGAGGATTTGGGCGGCGTCCTTCGGGTAAATAACGGCCGCGCCCCGGGGCATGGAAAGCACGTGGTCGACCAGCAGGTGGCGGAAGCACAGGTATTCGGCAGCCCCGGAGGATTTGACCACGGTGCCCTCGTGCTGGCCGATGATGTCGTCGTGGCGGATTTCGCCCTTGTGGGTGAAGAAGCTCTCACCCTTGGCCAGGGTGATGGTGAAGTGGCGGCGCTTGGCGTCTGTGAGCTGCACGCGGTCGCCTTCGGTGAAACGTCCGGAATATGCCATGTGGTCTTCCTTCCTGCTTTAAGAGATCCGGTTCATTTTACTAGGGTGGGTCGGGTGACTACGAAACTAGCTCTTTCCCCTTCTCGCGCCAATGACTACAAGCAGTGCCCCCTGCTTTACCGCTTTCGAGCCATCGACAAGTTGGAGGAACCGAGCACGGTCGCCCAGGTGAAGGGCACGCTGGTCCACGCGGTGTTGGAAAACCTGCACCAGCTGCCGCGCGGTAGCCGCACCTACCCGGCGGCGGTGAAGATGATTCGCCCGGAGTGGGAAAAGATGCTGGCCAAGGACCCGGAGCTTTCGGAGCTGGTTCCCGAGCAGTCCACCGTGGAGTTCTGGGAGGAATGCCGCGCGCTGGTGAAGGGCTACTTCCAGATGGAAAACCCGGATGGTTTTGACGCCCACGAGTGCGAACAATTCGTGAATCTAACCCTGCCCAACGATGTGCCGGTGCGCGGTTTTATCGACCGCGTGGATATCGCGGAGACTGGCCAGGTGCGCGTGGTGGACTACAAGACGGGCAAGAAACCGGCACCTCGCTTCGCCGATTCGGCTCGCTTTCAAATGATGTTCTACGCCCTGGTGTGGTGGCGCATGACAGGCGAGCTGCCCACCCAGCTGAGGTTGATGTACCTGAAGGTCAGCGACGACATGGTGCTGCAGCCCACCGCCACCGAGCTGGCTGCCTTCGAGCGCGAGCTTGGCGAGCTGTGGGGCCGCATCCTGGCGGATGTGCGCAGCGGCAACTTCCAGCCGCGCACCACCAAGCTGTGCGGGTGGTGCCACTTCCAGGACCTCTGCCCTGCCTTCGGCGGCACCCCGCCGGACTATCCCTTGGAGGTTTCCTCCTCGTAGTCCGTGTAGAGCTTGCCCTGGAACTTGGGGTTCAGGAGGTTCTCCGGGCTCAAGACCTCGTCGAGGGTTTGCTCGTCCAGCAGGCCCTTTTCCAGCACCAGGTCACGCACGGACTTGCCGGTGCGGGCTGCCTCCTTGCCCACCAAGTCGCCGTTGTGGTGGCCGATGAGCGGGTTCAGGTAAGTGATGATGCCGATGGAGTTCTCCACGTAGCGGCGGCACACGTCGGCATTGGCCGTGATGTCCACGACACACAGGGCGCGCAGCGTGGTGCAGGCTCGAGCCAGGAAACGCACGGACTCAAACACACACTGGGCGATGACCGGCTCCATGACGTTGAGCTGCAGCTGGCCGGCCTCTGCGGCCATGGAGACCGTCTGGTCGTTGCCGAAAACCTTGAAGCAGATCTGGTTTACAACCTCGGGGATAACCGGGTTCACCTTGGCCGGCATGATTGACGAGCCGGCCTGGCGCTCCGGCAGGTTGATCTCGTTTAGACCGGCGCGCGGGCCAGAGGACAGAAGGCGCAGGTCGTTACAGATCTTCGACAGCTTCATGGCCACGCGCTTCACGGCGGCGTGAGCATTGACGTATGCGCCGGTATCGCTGGTGGCCTCGATGAGGTCGCGAGCCGGCTCGATCTTCAGGCCGCTGACCTCGCTGAGCGCGCGGATGACCGCGTTCTGGTAGCCGGGCGGGGTGTTCACGCCCGTGCCAATGGCGGTGGCGCCCAGATTCATTTCGCGCAGCTGTG is a window encoding:
- a CDS encoding tRNA (adenine-N1)-methyltransferase, with protein sequence MAYSGRFTEGDRVQLTDAKRRHFTITLAKGESFFTHKGEIRHDDIIGQHEGTVVKSSGAAEYLCFRHLLVDHVLSMPRGAAVIYPKDAAQILVEGDIFPGATVLEAGAGSGAMSTWLLRAVGPKGKVISYEIREDHLAYAKDNVEDYFGGHPENWDLRLGDLKTVTKEDVGDVDRVLLDMLEPWEMLDTVKDVLIPGGVFMTYVATVPQLMKVMEGIRETGCFTEPKAWESLVREWKVEGLATRPEHRMNAHTAFLILARRLADGVTAPRPQRRARR
- a CDS encoding RecB family exonuclease, encoding MTTKLALSPSRANDYKQCPLLYRFRAIDKLEEPSTVAQVKGTLVHAVLENLHQLPRGSRTYPAAVKMIRPEWEKMLAKDPELSELVPEQSTVEFWEECRALVKGYFQMENPDGFDAHECEQFVNLTLPNDVPVRGFIDRVDIAETGQVRVVDYKTGKKPAPRFADSARFQMMFYALVWWRMTGELPTQLRLMYLKVSDDMVLQPTATELAAFERELGELWGRILADVRSGNFQPRTTKLCGWCHFQDLCPAFGGTPPDYPLEVSSS
- the aspA gene encoding aspartate ammonia-lyase is translated as MTDKPIPSKAAAEVHGDTVVSSTDIITSAETHSQLARAAKSFRTEEDLLGTMEVPDHAYYGVHTLRAVDNFQISRTTINQIPEFIRGMVMVKKATAMANNEIFALPDEKAKAIIWACDQVLEEHRCMDQFPIDVFQGGAGTSVNMNTNEVIANLALEYLGHPKGSYDIINPNDDVNMSQSTNDAYPTGFRLGLHFAIDQLIKHLDALERAFLAKGHEFRNILKMGRTQLQDAVPMSLGQEFRAFGYNIAEERLQLERSQAQLREMNLGATAIGTGVNTPPGYQNAVIRALSEVSGLKIEPARDLIEATSDTGAYVNAHAAVKRVAMKLSKICNDLRLLSSGPRAGLNEINLPERQAGSSIMPAKVNPVIPEVVNQICFKVFGNDQTVSMAAEAGQLQLNVMEPVIAQCVFESVRFLARACTTLRALCVVDITANADVCRRYVENSIGIITYLNPLIGHHNGDLVGKEAARTGKSVRDLVLEKGLLDEQTLDEVLSPENLLNPKFQGKLYTDYEEETSKG